In Spiroplasma chinense, the DNA window AAATATTGGACTTTGGTAAGTTCAAATATGAACAAAAAAGAAAACAACGTGAAAACAAAAAAAACCAAATCAAAGTTGAAAATAAAGAAATTAGACTTACAGTTGGTATTGGTGATCATGATATGGATACAAAAGCTAGAAAAGCTAGAGAATTTTTAGAAGCCGGAGATAGAGTTAAAATTTCTTTAAAATTTAAAGGAAGAGAAATAGCTTATCAAGAATTTGGACTAGAAACACTAAAAAAATTCTATACAAAAATTGAAGATATCGCCAAAATTGAAA includes these proteins:
- the infC gene encoding translation initiation factor IF-3: MADNKNAKTEFVNREIRARQILIIKEDGSKEGPLNKFEALKLAEEQGLDLLQVGMQDNSTAIAKILDFGKFKYEQKRKQRENKKNQIKVENKEIRLTVGIGDHDMDTKARKAREFLEAGDRVKISLKFKGREIAYQEFGLETLKKFYTKIEDIAKIEKDAKLNTRFLDMYVVPKKG